Proteins encoded within one genomic window of Acomys russatus chromosome 5, mAcoRus1.1, whole genome shotgun sequence:
- the Hmx3 gene encoding homeobox protein HMX3: MPEPGPDASGTASVPPPQPPAQPPAPKESPFSIRNLLNGDHHRPPPKPQPPPRTLFAPASAAAAAAAAAAAAAKGALEGAAGFALSQVGDLAFPRFEIPAQRFALPAHYLERSPAWWYPYTLTPAGGHLSRPEASEKALLRDSSPASGTDRDSPEPLLKADPDHKELDSKSPDEIILEESDSEDGKKEGEAVPGATGPTVGATAATPGSEDWKAGAESPEKKPACRKKKTRTVFSRSQVFQLESTFDMKRYLSSSERAGLAASLHLTETQVKIWFQNRRNKWKRQLAAELEAANLSHAAAQRIVRVPILYHENSAAEGAAAAAGAPVPVSQPLLTFPHPVYYSHPVVSSVPLLRPV; encoded by the exons ATGCCGGAGCCCGGGCCGGACGCCTCGGGCACTGCTAGCGTGCCGCCCCCGCAGCCGCCGGCCCAGCCTCCCGCGCCCAAGGAATCCCCGTTCTCCATCAGGAACCTGCTCAACGGAGACCACCACCGGCCTCCCCCGAAGCCTCAACCGCCCCCAAGAACGCTTTTTGCGCCGGCCTCTGCCGCCGCCGCAGCGGCCGCAGCGGCCGCGGCCGCAGCCAAAGGTGCCCTGGAGGGCGCCGCGGGCTTCGCGCTCTCGCAGGTGGGCGACCTGGCTTTCCCCCGCTTTGAGATCCCAGCGCAGAGGTTTGCCCTGCCCGCGCACTACCTGGAGCGCTCCCCGGCCTGGTGGTACCCCTACACCCTGACCCCCGCCGGTGGCCACCTCTCGCGACCAGAAG CCTCTGAGAAGGCCCTCCTGCGAGACTCCTCCCCTGCGTCCGGCACCGACCGCGACTCCCCGGAGCCACTGCTCAAGGCTGACCCCGACCACAAGGAGCTAGACTCCAAAAGCCCGGACGAGATCATTTTGGAAGAGAGCGACTCGGAGGACGGCAAAAAAGAAGGCGAGGCGGTGCCCGGTGCGACCGGGCCAACTGTAGGGGCGACTGCGGCGACTCCCGGCTCCGAAGACTGGAAGGCGGGGGCCGAGAGTCCCGAGAAGAAGCCGGCGTGCCGCAAAAAGAAGACACGCACTGTCTTCTCCCGTAGCCAGGTCTTCCAGCTCGAGTCCACCTTCGACATGAAGCGCTACCTAAGCAGCTCCGAACGTGCGGGCCTGGCCGCGTCGCTTCATCTCACCGAGACGCAGGTCAAGATCTGGTTCCAGAATCGCCGCAACAAGTGGAAGCGACAGCTGGCCGCCGAGCTGGAGGCCGCCAACCTGAGCCACGCCGCCGCACAGCGCATCGTGCGCGTACCCATCCTCTACCACGAGAACTCTGCGGCCGAAGGTGCGGCGGCGGCCGCGGGGGCCCCGGTGCCCGTCAGTCAGCCCCTGCTCACCTTCCCGCACCCAGTCTACTACTCGCACCCGGTGGTCTCGTCCGTGCCACTGCTACGGCCGGTGTAA